atgagtcttatgtagacgaaacgcgcgtctggcgtactaaattataatcctggtacctttgataactattgaaaggctattgtactttttttcttttacgCCTTTCATTGAcggaaggcgtcaaagcaaaatttaaaatagccttccaattattataattatttggactactgtttatataattatatatgacgTACAACATTATTTCCATGAGAATTTGGATCCAGCATGTACCCAACCCTTCCCATATCATATTTTTACTTATCAAAAATGTATATCTGtcataaaagcatataaatgtttttgtatgaaaataaaataaacctaaagtatacatgtatttaacagATGAAAGATACATTGCCATTTCTTCTAAACACATCAGCATTTCTTTTCAGGATACATTTGTAGTAATGtaatgtttcattattatatattgttaatgttaattaggtgaaaatgtcaaaataataggATCAAAAGCACAAACAGCAAATAAATAGCTGGTAAGATTGCATGGGAAAATTGAGTTAGAGATAATTGATTTGACCACACTATTGGAAACATTAACAAACATCAAAAGATTCTGACATCTAATTAGTTTCAGACACTTGTGATATAAACAGGCAAGTTGAAAACTTCACCTCCAtctaaatttcaagattttataatgaaatatgtaattattatagAGCTTGAAATAGTGACCATGGTGACCAGCTCATCCCTACCACTCAATTTATTCAACAACACTACCTGCTAAAGTTTCAATAATCATTCCATAAAATTTCTAGACCTTGAAATCCTCAAAGACGAACACATGAAAATACTGGTgaaatgctataaaaaaaaatacagaaaaattccAACATCTTCATAAAAACCCAAACCAACCCATTTGGAACTTTAAATCCTATATTAAAGGCAAAGGTATTCATTTACATAGAAACACAAACCAGAAAGAAAACTCTTTATTGAAAGacgatttttttaactgaaattggtaaaacaaattttatcaaattccATGACAGAAAAgataaacatgattaagaaaAAGGAAAAAGTTTAAAATAGATGTTATGTATCAATCATTACATATTATCATTCTCAAGCAGAAGAACTTCAAAAAGTATTCAGGAAATACTGGAATCTTATTAAAACAGATTCTTCAATAGGTGCTACATTGTGTATTATAACCCATTAAAACCTATCCATAGGATTCAAAAGAAATAGAACATTGGTGAATTAATGAAATGACCTATAAAATAGTTTGTATGAAGGTCACAATTCCTTCAAAATTTTTCACTGTGCAGAACTAATTTATGACCATCATCATGTAAACCTCACCATGCTCACATGTTTATACAAACTGATATTCTTATAAGAAAAAATTCTACCAGGAAACACTGAATTCAACATTTATTGAAATAGGTTAGAATAGTTAGAAAATCAAAAAACCAAAAAATCTAattcaaattaacaaattttacaaaattatgaaaaaatcaataaaattaaaacagtaataaaaaaaaaagacaaacagaaggAGTGGTCTCTGCTGAAAGTTTCCCTTTAATCAACATATTTCCAGAAAAACTCTAAACATTGCTACACAGTATCAATGAAAGGCAAGAACAATGATTTGTAGTTGCACTATGCAACTACAAATCATAGGTGGatataacggccttatttatttaaaacaaatatgtaacacataataaaaaaaaagacaatcactgaattacaggcacctgACTCAGCAGGCACATACtcaattctttttaaaaacaattcataTCCATTTTACTTATCTTTAGTAATATATGCTTTCATGTGAAAATAAAACACTAACCACAAATACTCTACTATTGCCTTGTATTAggactattttaaaattttagaaaaaaggggggatcttCTGTATGTAAATTCAAAAGTCAATAGACAGTTTTCCACTGACTGATaacaatctatttatttttatcagtattttgcAATCCATAGAAGAGTCATAGTCCACAGCTGGTTATTTCTGGTCAGTCTTCTACTATATTGTGGTCATTAGACAATATCCTGCTGTGAAGACAAACAAGTGTGTTTGAATAAATGATGTATCAATTTTCTGGCTATATTGTTGTGATCTAAAATCTGGCATTATTTAATAATGTTATAGGACAAACCCTAAATTTCATCATAAAGTTAAGGATATATCAAATTGCACAAtttatttgtgttgattaatccttatatatgaaaaatacagatttttatatatattaactttGTTGAAATTTTCATCTTCCTAATAACATCACAAGTGTCTGAAACTAATGTTATATGtcaaaattaattttgatgtGTTAACAAAGGTCATTAACTTAAAAGgcatcaaatatttatcaaaccatggaagtatatatattatatgttattcaggtctcagacagggtatatactgtgacattcccggcttagagtttatatcccctgagccgaaggcgaaggggatataagccctaagccgggaatgtcacagtatataccctttctgagacctgaattacacatatattacggattacccctgacttaatgttattttccagtgcaggtattcgttgacaacacatatatattgaaaaacccaacctgatatgttcggcatacgtgaaggattttctaatttgctgtgaacataattttatcgtgtatgtaataatttattataacacttttaacattaaatttaagtattaaaagtgtaaaatgcgtgattttgtatcaaaaatgtattattgactgaagcacgtcattattttccctctgtgagcctctgacagtctgatagcttttgactacgtcacatagtaaccggtgttatgatgacgtttttgaggttccaattggggataaaaacgtcgtatataccccggcagtttcctgaatatatactgacatctctgggCGAGTTTATTTATCTACTAGGGTAAGTACCGGAGTAACTCGAGTGAAAATTAAACGCATAGAGTACGCACTCGAGTGACGTCATCGACTAACTCTCTTCAACCCACCGCTGGACCACGATTCCTCGAGTTCCAAGATGGCGTCCGAAGAAGAAAACATGTAAGATGCAGTTGTTAAAATCTGCACAGAATGCTAATATCTTTGCAGATTATCGATTTTACTCGATAAAAATCAAATACGTGTGAAGtggaatatttattatttttaacttcaTCATGTAATCCCTGATCACGTATTTCCACTATCTTCTGATCGGATGTAAAaagtatttattgaaatatttgtttatattactATATAACTGCACAAGATGATaaacacacattttttattttgccCCCAGTGCATTAGAAATACTGTTTTGGATAAAATCTATTATCATAtcagtgtgatttttttttaatcaaaaatgaGACAGTGTGTTCCTATCTATCTATCTTCATATTTCCGCACTCAGTCACAACTTTGACTATTACGTGCCGTTGCATGCGTGGcttatttacaattaaaaataaataaatttgcagTAATATTACGTTACATTGCATTGGTGcttagaaaataaataaagtaaaaatataacagtgatttaattaattttttttttgtggattgttaTCCTATGTATATTTCTtgttaaaactatgtacatgttatgcattttttagaatatttgtgAAAGAGCAGATATAGAAATCTGCTCTTTGAAGCCGTCGACTGTTGTACAAAGGATTGCTGATGTAGGAAGTAGGTTCCATTGTACTATTGTATGTGGATAAAATGAAAACTTGTATGAAtctttatttgtttgaatttgtttaaagTGGTTTGTATGTTTATATCTTGTTCTGCTGTCTGATTTAACTAGAAGATCTTTAGGGTAAATTGCTATGTGTTGGTGTATGATCTTATAGAATACCACTAGTCTTGTTTGTATACGTCTCAGTTCTAATGTAGGCCATTGTAGGTGATCAAGCATGTTTGAGACAGAGCTGGTATTGTGATATTTATTACATGTGTAGCGAGCAGCTCTGCGTTGGACCATCTCAATTTGGTTGATTTGACTTTTGGTGTGAGGGTCCCAGACGCAAGAACTGTACTCAAGCTTAGGTCTAACTAATGACATGTATGCCCTTTCTTTGATTTTTTGGGATGAAACTTTAAGGTTACGTTTGAGAAAATTCAGTTGTCTGTTTGCATTAGCTGTTACGTTATTGATGTGTTTATTCCATTTTAGATCAGATTGGATGGTTATGCCTAAATATTTTGTAGCTGTTTCAGTTTGGAGGATGTGACCATGCAGGATGTAGTCATGGTTGACTGGtttctttttttgtgtaattCTTAGTATGGAACATTTGTCTGGATGGAATGACATTAACCAGTCTTTTTCCCATTGTGCCGCTGAATTTAAATCCTGTTGTAGTTTGGCAGCATCATCTGTGTTTTTGATGTTTCTATAGATGATGCTGTCATCGGCAAATAATCTTAAGGTGCTGTGATGTAAATAGTCTGGGAAATCGTTTATGTAAATGAGGAATAAAATTGGGCCAAGGACAGTGCCTTGTGGCACCCCAGATGTTACCCCAATTTTTTCTGATTGTTCTCCATCTAGCATGACTGTTTGTGTACGGTTGTGTAAAAAGTCACCAATCCATTCCAAGGTATTATTGTCTATGCCGTagtattttaatttgtaaagtaaTCTTTTGTGAGGGACTTTGTCAAAAGCTTTGGCAAAGTCCATCACAACGACATCAGTTTGTATGTTAATATTGTTGTCTCTTGCAAGGTCCTGAATGACAGATAATAGTTGTGTCTCACAAGAGCGTTTTGATCGGAAGCCATGttgtaaatcatataaaatattgtttttttcaagatGTTCCATTACTTGACTAGCTATGATATGCTCCATTATTTTGCAAAGTATACATGTTAGTGAAATTGGCCTGTAATTTATGGCATTGTTTTTGTCACCTTTTTTGAATGCAGGACAGACATTTGCATGTTTCCAGTCTGTAGGTATTTTATGAGTGTTGATAGATTTTTGAAAGATGAGTGTGATGATAGGACTGAGATGATCTTTCATTTCCTTTAATACCTTCCCACATAGTTCATCAGGGCCTGTGGCTTTATTCGGATTAATGTTGTGAAGAAGTTTGTTGACGCCCTTTTctgatattttaatttcattcatTTGTGGATGTGATGATAAGTTTTTTACTGGTATTGGATCTGCAGATGATTCAGTAGAGAATGCCTTTTGAAATTGCTGGTTGAGGATGTTTGCCTTATCTTTGGTGTTTGTTACGAGCAATCCATCCTTTTTTAGTGCAGCTACACCTGAATTATCATTTCTCATGCTCTTGATATATGAGAACAAGTTTTTTGGTGTGTTCTTTTTGTTGGTGGTTCCAAGTTCTTCAATTGGGAGGTCTAGGAtcatgttttcaatataatgcCAATAGGCTGAACGCAAATCTGCctgcaatgtttttttcatgtGTTTGTATCTAATTTGCAGATGAtgatttttctttgattttttgtgCAGAcgtttagttttatttattttgattcttAGTTGGTCTGTGATCCAAGGCAATTTCATTTtatgtgttatttgtttttgtggtATGTTAGTACTGATTGTCTTTATAAGGTCTTCTTTGAATGTTTGCCAAAGTTCATTGGTGTTACTTGTATTGTATATAGTTTTAATCTTTCCTTCTAGTACTTGTATGTCTGATTTAATGTTTTCCCAGTTTGCTTTTTTGAATTGGCAACGGTTTTATGACCCCTGTCACCTATGAATTCACACTGCTCGAACTTTACATACTGTAATACACACATTATGTAATGCTATGAAATCACTGTTTTACTcttagataaaataaaattggTGATGAggcaaaaaaaaagtatgaaggTTGGGAACTAGTAGTAAGTGTATTAAGACATGGGGTTCAAAAGGGATGACTGAATTAGGAACTGCTACCCCTTTTCTTCTATCCCTTCTCCGATAATGGCCCAAAGGCTCTGTCCTGACCTGCTGTGGGACATTTTTTTTCGCTAGACCCCTTGCCCATGATTTACGTTTTGCCAAATTCCGGAATTCCCGAAACATTGTACAAGAAAAGAAAGTACTAAGGTACAATCTGCTGTTCTTTCTTAAAACAATccagaaaaaaagttttatcgtttttttttatcttgtaggATTATGGTAAAATTGACTAATCCTGAAGGGGATATAGAAAGCTGCAGGATGTCAAAAGAATTAGTGCAGATGCTGAAACACCCTGAATGTGGTATGTATAATGCATGTTAAGCACTATATTAAGCAcacttgaataaatattttttccctTCAAATTTAACATTATTATGTATGCAGGAAAACTGActtcatatttttttgtcaacTACTTGTTCACACAATTTATTCActaaattttggattttttttttaaataaattttttttaacatagacCAACCTTTTTCCAAATTAAATGGACACTCAAAAtgtaataagaattaaaaaaaatagagctAACATGTCTTAGATCAAGACAAGAACCATTTGACTTCCAAGAGGTCAATTGAGACCAAATGCAATAAGGGTAAACACAGACAGAACATCTATTTTTTTACCCCTCCCTTTTTTTCCTAAATCAAATGTTGTGTGGCCAAAAGGGTAAGACACCATAGAACTAATTACagaagacaataacaataaaaCTCCTAAGACAAAAGTTGTCTGAAATTGTAATTATTAACTATGTTAAGATCTCCAGAAATTacatggccagcaggattataacATGCAGAAATGTGCAAAACCAAAGCAAAAGTGCTGCCCTCAGGCTCTTAGTCTTATAATAAAATTGTAAGGTTAACATGAAagacatgtacattttttatgtttgtcttttgtctatttttagatgcTACTGTAAAGCAGCAGGTATTAGAGGCGGTTTTTGAAGGGAAAAACAACATACCAGATGAGAAAATACCAGAGGCGAAAATATCAGATGAGAATGAATGTAGTGCTACAAGTGGTGCAAGTTGTATTAGTAGTAGTATTGGAAaggtaaataaataataaatactcGCAAAAGAGTGTGTTTTCtacaaatatgtttaattttattcatCAGCATTGGGAACTTAATGAAACAGTATGATAGTCAATTTTGATATtagtaaaaaaataagataaatagtACTGACAATATTGTCTTTTCCATCCCCCTTAGGTTATTTCATCAGTCATATTGTACAAAACAATGTTGTACACAATAAATAAGAGgcaaacaacttttaattttggtacagatattttttttattttaaagtttccAATTAACACTATTTTTGTATGCCCCGCAGCTAAAGGAAGGGTGCATCAAGTTTATTATGTCAGTATGTACGCCCATCCGTCTGTTTGAATGTACCTCCCATAATTTGTTTCCTTTctccaactttagtttgcctcaaccaaatgttatgaaacttttacacaatgcttattaccacaaaacacagtaCAATTTGAAATTTGGGTGGCATCAGTTTTACTGTCcatgagttatgccccttatattatatgcaagcaggggcatcatctgtgtcccatggtcACATTCTTTattcatttgtacctttttttaaattttaggagAAAAAGTTGCATGACCCAAATTTGTTGGCCAATTATGAAGACAAAGTAATGATGGACAAAAATTGTGATATTTTTCTGCAAAAATTTTATCGAAATATTTCACCATCTTCAGAGACTGACATTTCAGTGTTATCATTAGATAGCAATGAAATAGAACCTTTTGTCTAAAAGGGGTACTCATACTCATGGGATAGCGAGGAATCCACTAAATGTTTTCCATCAGAGGACACATCTCCTATTTCTTCGTCAATGGGGGAATTAAATGTCAATGGCATTCAAATATCTAGCACAACATTTGTTTCTCAAATAGAATTCTTAGAAGTTGTATCAAAAAAACTTGCctgtaaaaaagtcaaaattatgaCAAAAAGAAGGAGACATAGAAGAAGAAACTTCTACCGCAGAAGATAGATTGAcacaattattttgatatttcaggTTCACAACTGGACACAGTCGGAAGAAGTTCTGTTGATTACTTTGAGAAGTGATATAGAGTCGAAATTTGTTGGTGCCAAGGCTCATGAAACACTATGGAatgaaattcaaaagaaaatggAAAAACAAGGGGTAAAAATTTCTGTTgctcaaataataaacaaatggaaaaatatgaaaaaacgttacaaGGAGGTTATTGACGCAAACAATAAAACTGGAAACAATGCTGTTAGTTGGAAGCACTATGACAAGTTTAATGAATTGTATGGGAACAAAGCTTCCACAAAACTGCAAGCATCTTATGATTCAGGTCTTCAAGGAGCATCAGCTCAATTACATGCTAAACCTAACGAGGGAGAAAAAAATATTGCTAAACCATCCTGTTCTGGAAAAAATTCTGTTGGAAAGTCTGCCAAAAAAAGAAAACGGGGTGATCTGTATGACATTATTGAAAAAATTAATGATAATGCACAGGATTCATTAATTGAAATAAAGAATCATAATGAGAAACAGCTTCAAAAACTTGATAGATTTCTGGATCTCTATGAAAAGTCAATTTCTGGTAAAGGTAAAAATGATGAGACTGATTAGGACAGaaataaattgaattattttgacATTGAGGGTTCTCATTTTATTTTTCCTGTTGAAAGCAAAGGAGCTGTGATTTTAAATTGTTTCTTCTATCATAGCTAAGCTATATATGTTTTAGTGAGATTATTTTTGgttaaaaatatagatttatggATTAAATCGAAAATTATATATTtgctttttgaaatgtttttcctgttttttttgtattattcttgataaaaAATCAGGGTATGTGTCGGATagaatttatttagttttattttatgttttgctCTTTGTCTCGCCTGTAACGAAAAATCATGAAGGCGACATAACGACGATAGATTATCAAAAAATCTACTGTGATGTTAAAGTTTTATACTTTCAAAAAGTGTTTTCGTTAAACATTGTTGGATATTCACAAAACTTTTCCTATATTAAGAATGGTGtccaaattcaaatttaaaaaaaataaaatcacaatttTCTGAAATTTAGCAGATAACTGGACAAAGTGCTTTTTTGCTACAAAATTCTTTGTTAACCcttaaattaaagttttataaactgCCATAAAATTGTCAAAGTAATGCTGGCATCTTTTTAAAACTGGCACACAATATTATTACCAGAAAGATTGTCTCtggatatttcttttaatatgtttatttggtACTTTTCAGATATCTGGACTTTTTTTTTGCGATTATTTTAATGTTAACTATGCTTAAGTTTTGTAAACTTTGATAAATTTGTTTAACCAAATTCAGATCCTCACAGATATATATGGGCTGGGTTAATTTTTGATTTGCAGGTGAGATGAGGTTGTGCAGAAATTGTTGATAAAATCAGGATAtttaagttttgttataatttttacttttgttttagatATGTTTATGTActgttaaaatgtgtttttttccattttgttGATTAAACATTTCCATGATTACTGTGTTATTCTTGAAaattataagatatatatatatataaatatataatccATGTAAGTTGCATAAATGATCAGTATGAAatgtctaagagacaacaacacaaccaaAATGTACAAGacctaaggccaccaatggttacgcctctttcaattaattttttatagtgagtctttttatgttgtaatgttacactactgtctcaGGTTATGATGAAAGATGGTGCCTGTTAAAACATTCAAAACCTGCTGCATATTATATGCACCTGCCCTGAGAAAGGAGCCTTatgtcagtggttgtcgtttgttggt
Above is a window of Mytilus galloprovincialis chromosome 7, xbMytGall1.hap1.1, whole genome shotgun sequence DNA encoding:
- the LOC143084363 gene encoding uncharacterized protein LOC143084363 produces the protein MSKELVQMLKHPECDATVKQQVLEAVFEGKNNIPDEKIPEAKISDENECSATSGASCISSSIGKVHNWTQSEEVLLITLRSDIESKFVGAKAHETLWNEIQKKMEKQGVKISVAQIINKWKNMKKRYKEVIDANNKTGNNAVSWKHYDKFNELYGNKASTKLQASYDSGLQGASAQLHAKPNEGEKNIAKPSCSGKNSVGKSAKKRKRGDLYDIIEKINDNAQDSLIEIKNHNEKQLQKLDRFLDLYEKSISGKGKNDETD